From Gordonia crocea, the proteins below share one genomic window:
- a CDS encoding gamma-glutamylcyclotransferase family protein: MAKPSPAHKLFSYGTLQLPEVQRATFGRLIPGQADAIVGYRSEMLTITEPMVIERSGTDQHPVLVPGAETDTVEGTTFLIDDAELAAADEYEVDDYTRIEVPLRSGGSGWVYVLADGAH, encoded by the coding sequence ATGGCAAAGCCCTCGCCCGCCCACAAGCTGTTCTCCTACGGCACGCTCCAACTGCCCGAGGTGCAGCGTGCCACCTTCGGCCGGCTGATCCCCGGCCAAGCCGACGCCATCGTCGGCTACCGCAGCGAGATGCTGACCATCACCGAACCGATGGTGATCGAACGCAGCGGCACCGACCAACACCCGGTCTTGGTACCCGGTGCCGAGACGGACACCGTCGAGGGCACCACCTTCCTCATCGACGACGCCGAGCTGGCGGCCGCCGACGAGTACGAAGTCGACGACTACACCCGCATCGAGGTGCCGTTGCGCTCCGGTGGATCCGGGTGGGTCTATGTGCTCGCCGACGGCGCACACTGA
- a CDS encoding SDR family NAD(P)-dependent oxidoreductase — translation MKDFRNKVVVVTGAASGMGRELAIKLGQRGAKVAISDVDPNGLAETERLVKATGADVHSQLLNVAEREAVLEYAETVAKHFGQVNAIFNNAGIAHHGEVENMEFKDIDRVMDIDFWGVVNGTKAFLPHIIASGDGHIVNTSSLFGLLSEPGQSAYNSAKFAVRGFTEALNQEMIVAKHPVKVTCVHPGGVKTAIARNATISGDNDDRSLTEAFEKYFLRMSPEKAADIILRGVERNRARVLVGNDAKFLDLWVRLVASGYQGIAARATGAAMKRFGG, via the coding sequence ATGAAGGATTTCCGCAACAAGGTCGTCGTCGTCACCGGCGCCGCCTCGGGCATGGGCCGCGAGCTGGCGATCAAGCTGGGTCAGCGCGGCGCCAAGGTCGCGATCAGCGACGTCGACCCCAACGGGCTCGCCGAGACCGAGCGCCTGGTGAAGGCGACCGGCGCCGACGTCCACTCCCAGCTGCTCAACGTCGCCGAGCGCGAGGCGGTGCTCGAGTACGCCGAGACCGTGGCCAAGCACTTCGGCCAGGTGAACGCGATCTTCAACAACGCCGGTATCGCCCACCACGGCGAGGTCGAGAACATGGAGTTCAAAGACATCGACCGCGTCATGGACATCGACTTCTGGGGCGTCGTCAACGGCACCAAGGCGTTCCTGCCGCACATCATCGCCTCCGGTGACGGCCACATCGTGAACACCTCGTCGCTGTTCGGCCTGCTTTCCGAGCCCGGCCAATCCGCCTACAACTCGGCCAAGTTCGCCGTCCGCGGGTTCACCGAGGCGCTCAATCAGGAGATGATCGTCGCCAAGCACCCGGTCAAGGTCACCTGTGTGCACCCCGGCGGCGTCAAGACGGCCATCGCCCGCAACGCGACCATCTCCGGCGACAACGACGACCGGTCGCTGACCGAGGCGTTCGAGAAGTACTTCCTGCGCATGAGCCCGGAGAAGGCGGCCGACATCATCCTGCGGGGCGTCGAGCGCAACCGGGCCCGCGTCCTCGTCGGCAACGACGCCAAGTTCCTCGATCTCTGGGTCCGGTTGGTCGCCTCCGGCTACCAGGGCATCGCCGCCCGCGCGACCGGAGCCGCGATGAAACGCTTCGGCGGCTGA
- a CDS encoding magnesium and cobalt transport protein CorA, which yields MHRSGPGLDRPEPSIHRGSDQPRRSPSAIAPCPHGNNDLVSAVVSVDPVVDCGVYVNGVRDPAHRHYTDALAHVRSTGQGFVWLGLHAPDDAQMAAVASVFDLHELAVEDAVVAHQRPKLEVYGDSLFMVFRTVAYVDHLSIAETAEVVSTGEIMVFVGADYVITVRHGDQTELSSLRHRMEASPDLLALGPTVVLHAVADRVVDSYLVVVDEIDTDIEEIEEDVFGGSTVAIDPVYLLKREVIEFRRAATPLAAPLARLTAPNPWLSDEVRTYLRDVADHLTTVNERVIDYDNLLSSMLDAATAKVGIQQNTDMRKITAWAAMAAAPTMIAGIYGMNFDHMPELHWRYGYFVVIGVMVAISLTLWRTFRKHGWL from the coding sequence ATGCACCGATCCGGACCGGGTCTGGACCGGCCTGAGCCGAGCATCCACAGAGGATCAGACCAACCACGCCGATCACCGTCAGCCATCGCACCATGCCCACACGGTAACAATGACCTAGTATCTGCAGTCGTGTCCGTTGATCCGGTGGTCGATTGTGGTGTCTACGTCAACGGCGTCCGCGACCCCGCACACCGCCACTACACCGACGCCTTGGCCCACGTCCGATCGACGGGGCAGGGGTTCGTCTGGCTGGGCCTGCATGCTCCGGACGACGCCCAGATGGCTGCCGTCGCCTCGGTCTTCGACCTGCACGAGCTCGCCGTCGAAGACGCCGTCGTCGCCCACCAGCGCCCCAAACTCGAGGTGTACGGGGATTCGCTGTTCATGGTGTTCCGCACGGTCGCCTACGTCGATCACCTGTCCATCGCGGAGACGGCCGAGGTCGTGTCCACCGGTGAGATCATGGTGTTCGTCGGTGCCGACTACGTCATCACGGTCCGCCACGGCGACCAGACCGAACTCTCGTCGCTGCGCCACCGCATGGAGGCCTCCCCCGACCTGCTGGCCCTCGGCCCCACGGTCGTGCTGCACGCGGTGGCCGACCGCGTCGTCGACAGCTACCTCGTCGTCGTCGACGAGATCGACACCGACATCGAGGAAATCGAGGAAGACGTCTTCGGCGGAAGCACCGTCGCCATCGACCCCGTCTACCTCCTCAAGCGCGAGGTGATCGAATTCCGACGCGCCGCCACGCCGCTCGCGGCGCCGTTGGCACGCCTGACCGCACCCAACCCATGGTTGTCCGACGAGGTCCGCACCTACCTGCGGGATGTCGCCGACCACCTGACCACCGTCAACGAGCGCGTCATCGACTACGACAACCTGCTCTCCTCGATGCTCGACGCCGCAACGGCGAAGGTCGGCATCCAGCAGAACACCGACATGCGCAAGATCACCGCCTGGGCCGCCATGGCCGCCGCGCCCACCATGATCGCCGGCATCTACGGGATGAACTTCGACCACATGCCCGAATTACACTGGCGCTACGGATATTTCGTCGTCATCGGAGTGATGGTCGCCATCAGCCTCACGTTGTGGCGGACCTTCAGAAAGCACGGATGGTTGTGA
- a CDS encoding HNH endonuclease signature motif containing protein: MNHDELVGIVAELADDLAPTAVGSGTGVGALLASAEAIADDKALLGVMVTAVRMGNIASYLLAAATARAEAIGIPVRNRLKNGRDLLRELPLAPATVNRVARLAQHLNDLPNVVREVRDGDLGIEHADAVIRGLDHIATRMGADGFTEVRDKTATMLLAHARIDQPAQVLEKARELGHELAPLDPPSTPAADNPSLNQAAINRTDEGRVTLEADLDQLSGEKLHTALDALAKPIPAPDGSPDPRPRAQRTADALVSVITAYLASRNRPTVGGIVPHITMTVPLPTLVSDSPLGEAHAARLGFTGSVSAKTAREIACGSTEVAALLTADSVPLDAKRTQRFVTGTLRKALEARDGGCQFPGCGRPPARCEGHHIQHWADGGETNLKNTVLLCSLHHHTYIHGKGWNIQIGFDGHPWFQPPEGGDWIRCHNRRTLTLTDHAAA, translated from the coding sequence ATGAACCACGACGAACTCGTCGGAATCGTCGCCGAGCTGGCCGACGACCTGGCGCCGACGGCGGTCGGATCTGGCACCGGCGTGGGTGCGTTGTTGGCCTCGGCGGAAGCGATCGCCGATGACAAGGCTCTGTTGGGGGTGATGGTCACCGCGGTGCGGATGGGCAATATCGCCTCCTATCTCTTGGCTGCTGCGACCGCCCGGGCCGAGGCCATCGGTATCCCGGTTCGGAATCGGTTGAAGAACGGGCGAGACCTGTTGCGGGAGTTGCCGTTGGCGCCGGCCACCGTCAACCGGGTGGCCCGGTTGGCCCAGCATCTGAATGATCTGCCGAACGTGGTGCGCGAGGTCCGTGACGGTGACTTGGGTATCGAGCATGCGGATGCGGTGATCCGGGGCCTGGACCACATTGCCACCCGCATGGGGGCTGATGGATTCACCGAGGTGCGCGACAAGACTGCGACGATGTTGTTGGCGCATGCCCGGATCGATCAACCCGCCCAAGTCCTGGAGAAGGCCCGCGAACTCGGCCACGAGTTGGCGCCACTCGATCCACCATCCACTCCCGCGGCCGACAATCCGTCGTTGAACCAGGCGGCAATCAACCGCACTGACGAAGGGCGTGTGACGCTCGAAGCCGATCTGGATCAATTGTCTGGGGAGAAGCTCCACACCGCCCTGGATGCCCTGGCGAAGCCCATCCCCGCTCCCGACGGCTCCCCGGATCCACGCCCCCGGGCGCAACGCACCGCCGATGCCCTGGTCAGCGTGATCACCGCATACCTGGCATCACGCAACCGTCCGACCGTGGGTGGGATCGTCCCGCACATCACCATGACCGTGCCACTACCGACGCTGGTATCTGACAGCCCCCTGGGGGAGGCTCATGCCGCACGCCTGGGGTTCACCGGCTCGGTATCAGCGAAGACGGCCCGTGAAATCGCCTGCGGCAGCACTGAAGTCGCGGCCCTGCTCACTGCGGACTCGGTGCCGTTAGATGCCAAACGCACCCAGCGGTTTGTCACCGGCACCCTGCGCAAAGCACTTGAAGCCCGCGACGGCGGATGCCAATTCCCCGGATGTGGCAGACCACCAGCCCGGTGCGAAGGCCACCATATTCAACATTGGGCTGACGGCGGGGAGACAAACCTCAAAAACACCGTGTTGCTCTGCTCGCTGCATCACCACACCTACATCCACGGCAAAGGCTGGAACATCCAGATCGGGTTCGACGGACACCCCTGGTTCCAACCACCTGAAGGAGGTGACTGGATCCGCTGCCACAACCGACGCACCCTCACCCTCACCGACCACGCCGCCGCCTAA